The Carassius auratus strain Wakin unplaced genomic scaffold, ASM336829v1 scaf_tig00038657, whole genome shotgun sequence region GATCTGTCAAGGTGACGAGTGTATAATGATGCTGCCGCAGCATCACTGTAATTACAGCGTGAGAGCAGGACTCGAGTCGaggggagagaggaggaggaggaggcagagAGACAGAACCATGAGCACTTGCTCCCCGCACGAgtgtttacaacagaaatgtttgGGAATTTCTCTcgctcttgtttttttttgtttttttttttcaaccagttCCAGATGGTGTGTTACTCTGAGAGGACATATCATTGCTGTGTCAATgctgatccgtgtgtgtgtgtgtgtgtgtgtgtgagagagagagagagagagagagagagagagagagagaaagactgttCTTCAGCTGTAAACAGTGACTAAGGGTCAATGACAGACACTTAACAAAGTGTTGCCAGATCACATGTCTGTTGGAATCTCAAAACAATGGTGGATATGAGATGATATTCTGCTTCGATTCTGGAGCAAACTGCATGATTTTTAAAGGTAATTAAAGAAACTTGTTTGGGAAAATCCCTTTTTTAGcccctgttttttcttttcttttttaaaacaaacaaacaaagaaacagggATTTTATTTGGAAATTTAGGTGAATAACTTTCTGTTGCTCAACTTTgcaatttttctgaaaaacacaatatatgttttttaggGCTGCACAAGCTAACGAACAAATATGCGataatatatcaatataaaaataataataataataataaataataataataataaagaagaagaagagaagaagaagaagaagaaattattattactattattattataaattatagaaatcattaaattattattgcaatattttcACTGtacaaatatcaataaaaattataattattgtattgtgaaataaaaaaaattctgctaaaaatgttaagaaaaaataaggaaaaattaGATACTATAATGCTTTACTGTAAAATTAAGAGTTTTAAAagagtttttaatgaaaaaaaaaaagtatttcagattatataatagtaataatcaaTCAATTTTTAATCATCAATCATAGTAAGCAGTATCAActatttctgttcattttaatgaacCGTGCAGCCCTTGTGTATTCATGCTGTATTTATTGTATAATTCATATATACGGCTACAAATTATTCAAACTACCTCAACCAATGGATTTGTTCGGGGGCGGGGCTATCTGCTGGCTGACCAATAGCAGATGGAGACTGTTCAGtattgtttgaaaacagtcattatgtttgcagttttatatgaTAAAGCTCACGAGACAgaattacacacttcagcttcatTTGAATCCAAAATCAATTTGTTTCTACCACGACTTTTAAATGACACGCCCTCAACCCAGATTTTCCCACTGGTAATTACGACAGTGTGAATGCATAAATACAGTACTACGCAGAAGCTGACACACAACACCTGAGCAGCTGACAAGAGTGTGTGCCCGCGGACCGGGAGCATGCTGGAAATAGGAGCCTGTCAGGTGTCAGCTGCCAGTGTGAAGAGCGATTACTTGCCTAAAAAACCGACGGCAAGAAATAGTTAGCTTGCCACCTTCGCTGTCAGAAGATGCTGAGAACTGTGTCTCCATGGTAACACTGACGGAGGAACGATCCATCACAGCCGGGTCTGTCAGATGGAGATCTCTCCCGCTCGCTCTCTGTCTTCATGACACCTGTAAGTGATGAGGTTAAGTCGCTCTAAGCAGACCTCTGTTGacagtgtaaacacacacagcaaGGAGACCGGCCTTATTGTGACACAGGAGTGCAGGAAACATATCATACACAAAAAGAAACTCTCTAGTGGCTTTATATTCATTTCTCAATGCAAAACGCGGAAAATGCACCTCAAAGTGGCCTTTTGTGTTTATTCAGACAGGAAAACTTCAAGGCCTGAACCTGTTGGCTTTAGATCCTGGAGCACACCTGAAAAAACACCATCCGTCCTTCATCAGGTGAGAAACTAACACTAACACTGTCCTGAAAACACTGCTTTACACAAGAATAATGAACTGCTCTGAGTTTGTTAGTGTTTGTTCTCAGTgtcttaattatattataaaatcctATGTTCGTCTGGCAATACTCAAAACCCAGTAGGCAGATATTATTGAAGTTGCAACCCTCTCATGTACAGTATTTCAGGAGTTTAGAATATGACACAAGCTTATTCGATTACTGTACTTCCTGTTAGCGTTTATGcatatgctttttatttaatattaacagtTATTTTTTCCAGTTGTTAAATGCcggtgtttcctgtcatagctatgcaaggatttgatttcaaaaacagagtcactgaaatagttacactacttgttacattttaaataaataacttgaaaTCTGTAACTTATTACTTTTCCAGAGTAATCTTCCCATCACTGCTCATGTATTATAAAGTATGCATGCACCTTTCAGAAAAGTGATTattgtacagtacagttttgtgtAAATCATGTTATTCTTTAATTTTGCTTAAAATCACATATTGTCCCAGTGCTTCAGTGTGAAATATTTTCTCCACTATTCAAATGGATTTTGAGTCTCTCGGCCACCAAACAGAGAGATGCCTGTTTGTTGTCCTACATGCTATAAATACAGAATTTACCCAAAAGACACGATAACATAGATTTGTATGATTATATAGTTAATAAAGCCTTGCTGCTCTTGATATAAATTTGTGATTCAAAAGAACATGGTCTGAATAATGCAAATAGTGCAAATAGTCAACCTTGTTGGCAAAAGCTATTTTCACTAACTCCACCGTtcattattttttccttttttaacaaATGGAATTtagtattattgtttaaaaaatgtaaatattttttgttaaacattcaaaaaaaaaatatttttttaaagacatcccttaagctcatcaagactgcatttatcttTAAACTGTATTAATAACTGTAtattagtgaaatattattacagtttaaaagaactgttttctatgtgaatacatgtCAAGATGTTATTTATTCCTATGCTGCAAGGTTAAATTTGCAGCATTATTcccccagtcttcagtgatcttcagaatcattctaatatgatgatttgcttctctaaaaacatttcttattattaataatgttgtaaaCGGATGTGCTGATTCATACTGTGGGTGATATATTGTGGATGTGCTGATTCAAATAAGTGtgtaagaacagcatttatttcaaaaatgtaGAAATGgaatgcatttttgctgaaatACAAGTATAGTGTTGTAGAAACATATTTAACACGGTTTGCTACCATGTTTAAACCCATTGGATTTTCTGCAGACCCGGTCTGGGCCCAAGTTGATTTTTTATGTAAGCATTTGCCAAGAACATAAGTGTAGTGTAAGTCGTGCGGATCTGAAGTGGAAATGTAGATGTTCATGAAGcactaaacaaaatatttcaaatctttGATTAGGTTTGTCTGCGCTGTGCTTCTGTTCCTCAGCAGTCTTTCATTTAGAAACACTGTAAATGCTCTTTAAAAGCATCCTGTAATCAGTTACGTACATAATAACATACCTACACACAAACCGACCTCAGGAGCACAAGCTGTACGGGCTGTTTctatcaagacaaaaaaaaaatctctttctgtgtctgtttaTTGTGCTGTTTATGGAGAGTTTGCTCCAGGCAGCTTTTCTGCATCTCTTTCTGATTAACTTTGTACCATTTGACTCCTCCAATGGGACATTTGTGGGGCCAAAGAAAGAGTAAACTGTTTTAGTATCTACAGAACGGCTCCTTCtttatctaaaaataatatgTAGCCAAAACTGACATGTTCCTGGTCTTGTATCAATcggatttaaatgtataaaatcaagTTCTCTCCTCTAGTTTAAACATTCAGTTTTACActcaaatatgaaatattgcaTAAGTAACATAGGTACAGCAGCAAAGTGAAAGTACTTTTATAGTTTATACAGATAAGAAGaaacattttctataaaaatactTCTTAAAGAAgttcttaagtaaaaaaaatatgacgTTGAGAAGaattttcagatttcagaattagGATTTAGTCTCtcaatttatttatgaattaattgaaaatgttattttaacatttattttaactttattattgtgtttcagtataaaatacaaaaaaaaatacaccaaatTGCTGATCTCTTTGTAGTTtgattaaattaagttttttgatAAACAGAGGTTTTAGTGAATCAGAGGAAAATTCCAGATTTATAATACCAGTCTTTTTACTATTTCCTCCTCCAGTAGGATGTTGTGGGGCTGAAGAATGAATACATATCTATTTCCATATCTATAGAAATGGCTAATGCTTATTTTAAAAGACGCCATGAACTCAAATTGTACTGTACAAAATATTCTTTCTTAATGCATACTTCTGGTTTTATAACCGTTGGATTTAACCAGATATATAGAAGCATCATTCTTCATTCTTCATTCTAGTTTTACactcaaatatttaatttaatatttgacgGTTATGAATGCCATTCCATGAAAGGCACCATGGTACTTTGAAATATACTGGGTTACTGTTTTCATATGCACAAGCAACTATATTTGTGAGTTCGGGCTCCATGAAAGATTAAAACTCTCCTGTGATTCTcataatttaatacaaaagtgCCTTGAGTTCCAACTTAACTGAATTGCCCTGATACAGTTGCTATGGATATGGCAGGATACACCGCACACAGGAGGCAGAGAGCACTTCTTTCATCCACACAAAGCCCAATTCAAGGGATTTCATCTGTTTGCTTCCAGGCTTCGGGATCCGTGAGCTCTGAGGGAGGACGAAATGGACCGCAAGCTGGAAATCCGAAAGCCGAGAGGACACATGCCACGCTGGACCTCATCCCGTGTTGAGAGATCCCACACGCAGGCGTGGAAGCGCGCCGGACTCCTTCAGCTCCTCGATATCGTCCATCACTATCACTTCCAGGAAGGTCACGCACACAAACTCCAGGCCTCCGAGTCCAGCGATGAACAGCCTCGCCGATGGACACAGAAAAGCTTTAGCGGTCAAAAGTCACTGAACAGAAGGATGAAAAGCACTTCTAGCCAGACCATCGCCTCGACCTCTGGCTCTGATCGTGAAAGAAGGACCACGGCGTAGTACTGAGAAGAAAGGCAACCATTGTGAACACTGACTGAACAGAGAGAGCGTTTCAGTCCAGCGATATACAGACACAGCTTACACTGAAGGACTCCGTAATGAATCCAAAGTCAATCCCTCACCATCAAACCAACCGTTAACTATATCTCTAGAGCCAGGAGGAAACCAATGGAGGTGCCAGCACAGATCTAGCCTGTCTCTCTTCCTCACACCCAAACGAAAGCAGCGCGGCAGGGGAGAGCGACACCAAAGCGTCCAAGCCACCTCGAAGGCCTCTCAGCTGCGACGCAAGTCTGTTTAACTGCACACAACTTGGCAGTAATGCAGTTACACATCCAGTGTTTCATAACCAGAGCTTCTCCTGTTCCCCAGAAGACAAATATTGACCTTGTTAGATCCAGCAGCGGTGAAGCAAGAAGGCGCTGGGCCTCCGGTGGCGAGGGTGGGCATTGTGAAAGAAAGAGTGGGGTCGTGAGGGAACCTGTTTCAGGAATCAATCCTCTCACACTACTAAAAGCAGCAGGTACCAGCAGAACCCGTGTGGATATATTCGGGCGGTAGACGCACACGAGCACACTGTAGACTTGAGGTTGCACTGCGCCGCTTTGATGTATAATGGATGAGTATTTATCGTGCGAGAGAGCAGGGGTTTTTTAATTGAGGCTTTTCACGGCAGATACGCACGGTAGCCGCTGGACGGCCCTGAAACGGGAGATTTTCGCCTCTTTCTGTCTTGCGTTTTCTCATCTTTTCATTTTCCCACGCATCTTGCATGCATATCTATTTCTGCCCTGCTTTCAATACTGGTTTTTGAGCTTCTGTGGGAATTTAGAGCTgctgcacacagagagagatcttGACAGCCGCGCCGAAATACATGCATACACTCATTTACTATCTGAGGACATGCATAGATGACTACTGTTTGAAATAAAGTCACTTAgaaaaacatttagaattttttgcatttaaaaaaaatgccatttactttttagacttgtttttttgtttttaagacattttaaagttattttccctttgaaatacaatatttcaggatgatttttttttttttttttttttcagaattctaaaGATTGAAAATCATgactatttatttagttagttagttattattttttttattttgcatgatctatctatcatccatacTTCCTTGCAATGTTCAAAAatctttgtatttaaaaaataatttaataaatatttttttttataaataaatatatattaaatagcataatatatataatagtataatgCTTTCcagatactttttaaaatatttatattttataaaagaaaatttatataaaaataatccaaccatccatccatccatctgtctatctgttatctagaaaacattttattatcattaatgtattattctacatttatttatgaccTTAAAAAACCTTAAATGATTAACCCTTCATACAACtatatgtgttttgttttcatttttattctaaaatagaatagaatagaaaataaagtAAGTTTGTTGGAACTCCTTACTAGCTGTCCATAgaccaaaaatatattgtatgcaaATATGTTGATGCAGACCTAGTTTGGCCAAGCAGAactatacaaaaaataataaaataaataaataaaaccttaaatGATTAACCCTTCATACAACTATATGTGAACTATATGTCAAATATGTTGATCCAGACCTAAATGCGTTTCAAATGCACTCGCTTCATTCTCTAGCTTAACATTGCGAGTATGTCAGTAATTTTGGCCAAGCAGAACTATACATCATTCTGACACAGAACGTAGCATGCATTACTTACATTTctgaatgcaacaacaaaaatccCGCTTGCCATAGCTGGAAGCGATTGTTTTTTGCTGCTCGTGTGCAGTGTGTTTGAGGCTCTGGATGATGCACAGTCTCTTTGTTTTCAGATACCTCGGCTGATCTGAGCGCAGACGCCGTCCTGGCCCTGAACGCTGCTGCGGTTATCGCCAACATAAAGCTGCAGGCCCAGCAGAGACGAACTACATCCCACACAGCAACAGCAGGTACACCAGATCTCTCCTGACCTTTGGCTTCCACAAACACAAACTTCACTTTTTAGCAGGATGAGGGCACACTCTGGTCATGTTAGTATTAGAGCATCTCACACAGTTTGAGCTTTTCTCCATTCCTCTGATACAAAGTGAGCTGTTGTTTTATGACTGAATACTGTTCCTCTTTATCAGTGTGTTTAACAGAAGATATACGGCAAAGTGAACACAGAGAGCTCAAAGAAGAGAGTGCTGGTGCTgatggaaagaaaaaaacatgtccAGCAGATCAATGTGTGGATTTTGTCCCATTCGAGTCCCAAAATGACCTTTCTGAAACTGCTTTGGCTCCACTGTCACTTAGTGTGAGTTACTCTTCTCTCTTCTGTTGTTTGCAGGTACTTCTGCACCAAAATAATGAGGTTCATTGACTGGCGATCTAAAGGAGGACATACAATAAAACCATTTGTAATTACTGTAGACCAACTAAAAACCCTACctctaaaagaaaatgtttttagaatAAAAAGGGCCATTTCAGAAGGCattcattgtatatatatatatatatatctatctatatatatatatatatatatatatagatatatatatatatatatatatatatatatattatatatatatatatatctatatatatatatatatatatatatatatatatatatatatatatatatatagatatagatatatatatatagatagatatatattattattattatttttttttatttttttttttgcagaattctAAAGGGAAAAAATCTCTTTCTCCTTGCAACACACAATCTTTATATGtactatttaaaaagtatatttaattataGAAAATCCATATAGTTTCCCATGAGAAAGCTTTTGCTCATCCATCTTAAACCGAGAGCTTTGTTTTGGATTAGACTTTGAACATTGAATTGAACGGTTCTTTTGGagagtgtgtgttctgtgtgtgcagGAGGCTTTAGCGACCAGACGGCCTGATTTCATCCAGCGCTCACAGGCCAGGGTTCGAGCCCTGGAGAGAAGGTCACAGGAGAGGCAGAACTCCCTCAGCTCACCACAGACACTCCAGAGCGGAGGTGTGCGGCACACACTATCAGCATCAACACATTCACACACGTTCAGACGCAGTCAAAATGAACAACACTTTCATGCCCTCAATATTCAGACACACTGTGCTTATCAAATCAGCATCTGAAATGAGAGCAGGGATTGTTCAGAGCACCTGAGAGAATATCAGCAGCTGTTAAAAGAGGAAATACCGCCCCCATCTGATCACTGTTAAAACTGCATCACCAACATTGCTTGCTTTAGGAGTTTTAGCAATATTATAAAACGCATTACtgactctcatttgatgaatcaTGTTTAAAGatgttgtaaaaatattattattatcattattattattgcaaacaaatgttatatataaGCCAACTCAAGCTGCTGTAGTTTCTCCTCCTGTGCTCTAAATATCTAAAACCATCAAACCTGACCAGCAGAAATCAGTTTGAGAAAAGCATACCACATTAGGCTGGTTAAAGGGTTCTTCTGTGATGAAATCACTGTATAACACATGGCCTTTCATTGTTTTATTCGGTGCACGTACAGAACCTGAATGGCTGTAAACATGGACAGCTGAATGCATTATCAAATTAGACAAATATTACAGAAACATGCAAAGATATGTGTAAAGCTTAAATAACAGCTGTTGGACTTCTTTTGCATGCATACATATAATGTTGGCTTGATTATTCCTGtatttcactgcagaggatataTTGTGAACAGAAGGCTTGCTTCTTGTGTATTTTTCAAGATGAGACTTGATTTTAGATTAATAATAAATGGGTGCACCAATTTATTTCCAGATCTTTGGGGATCCATAACAAGTTGATGTTTGACCAATATATTTAATCACAGATTCTACTGTTTCACCAGTATAATTGTGTCATTAAATTAGAGTTTGTCTATGCAGAAACcccatttattgtgtgtgtgtgtgtgtgtgtgtgtgtgtgtgtgtgtgttctgcagaaaGCCTTGTAAAATCCAAAGACAGAAGCATCATGGGAAAGAGTCTACAGCTGTGGTCCAGGAGGTAAAGAACATGCCAGTTCCTGTTTTGAGAAACACCTTTCCTGCTTTATTTGtctttcagacacacacacacacaggtgtatcAGTTCTATCTGTATTgaaggtgttgtgtgtgtgtggccgtCCTGATTGTGCTTTTcacagtttatttgttttgttgctGCTGAATGAAACCTCATCCGATTAGATCTGCTCTCACTGTGCTTCTGATGCACGGCTGGGTGGATTCTGCACGAATGAGTGCCTGTGTTCAGAAGTTTGATTTAAGCCGCCGATGTGGTGTATGACTGAATAACACGGCCGGTTATGTCAGATAACAGTGTAAATATACAAAGTTTGCTTCTTAATTCTGACTCTGATGTGTTCTGATCTCACAAAAGATCAACAGAAATATGATACATTCTTTTTCTTTGGATGAAATCTTTGttattgtttcttttctttttttttattaaagtgctCATTTATAAACTGCAGCCACAATGTCACGCATGCTAACTATGCGTTTGGTTGACAGGAGTTATAACCAGCTGCCTCATGTGAAGAAGAGGAGAGAGGAAGAAAAGAGGAAAATagaagaggagaaaagaaaactggCATCTCGGATCAACAGGCTGCGGGCAGAGCTCTTTAAAAAGGTAGATGTAGTGTTTGCAGACGTGTAGGACTGATCTGAGAGCAGTTTAGAGGAGTTAGAAGTGAAGACTGCTCATCACAGCACAGGCGTTACCTGTTCAACGAATCAGATTCT contains the following coding sequences:
- the LOC113083534 gene encoding uncharacterized protein LOC113083534, which gives rise to MQLHIQCFITRASPVPQKTNIDLVRSSSGEARRRWASGGEGGHCERKSGVVREPVSGINPLTLLKAADTSADLSADAVLALNAAAVIANIKLQAQQRRTTSHTATAVCLTEDIRQSEHRELKEESAGADGKKKTCPADQCVDFVPFESQNDLSETALAPLSLSEALATRRPDFIQRSQARVRALERRSQERQNSLSSPQTLQSGESLVKSKDRSIMGKSLQLWSRRSYNQLPHVKKRREEEKRKIEEEKRKLASRINRLRAELFKKKLLEQILQRRGNH